The window CAACGCACGTCTGAACTTGAAAAGACCAATAGCCGCTTAAACGAAGAAGTGATTAACCATGAAAAAGCCCGTGCAGAGGCAGAAAAAGCCAATCGTGCTAAATCAGCTTTCCTTGCCACAATGAGCCACGAAATACGTACGCCAATGAATGGCATATTGGGGACAGCATCGTTACTGGGTGATACTGGTTTAAACCAGCAACAAGCGCGATATTTAAATGTCATTAATCGCAGTGGTGAAACACTACTCGATATTTTGAATGACATTCTCGATTACTCAAAAATTGAAGCGGGCCATCTAGATATTCGGCCTGTTGATTTCTCACTGTCAGAGTTAGTGTTGGATGTACACAATATGTTGGAAAGTCGCGCGTTAGCTAAACACATTCAATTAGTGAACCACATCGATGACAGCATGAACAATGTTTGGCTGGGGGATGTGACGCGTATTCGTCAGGTATTGATTAATTTGGTGGGTAATGCGATTAAATTTACCGACCAAGGTCAAGTGACGATTGCGGTCAGCATGAACCCAGATATGCCTGATGAGTTACTGTTTGAAGTCACAGACAGTGGCATTGGTATCGATGAGGCGGAACAAGACATCCTGTTTAACGCCTTCAAGCAAGCAGAAGAAGGACGGAAAACGATTGGTGGAACCGGTTTAGGGTTAGCGATAAGCCGACATATTGTTGCCGCAATGGAAGGCGAAATTGGTGTCGATTCAACCATTAATGTAGGTAGCTGTTTCTGGTTTTCAATTCCATTAGAACGAGGCAAATTGTCGACAGGAACTGAAGGCACTATGATAACAATACCGCCAGCTCATATCTTATTGGTAGAAGACAACCCAGTAAACAGCATGGTTGCAGAGGGGTTTCTACGACGGCTAGGGCATAGTGTGATTACGGCAGAAGACGGTAAAAGTGCCGAACGTGAATTTCATCAACATGCATTTGATATGGCGTTACTTGATATTAATTTACCGGATACAGACGGTGTAACCTTACTGCATCGTTTACGTCGTATCGAAGAGGCTAACAGTGAATCGTGGGAAGAGCCGGTGCCAATGGTTGCATTTTCTGCTCATGTATTTAGAGAGGAAGTCGAGCAATACTTAACCGCGGGTTTTGCTGGTTTCTTACCTAAACCTGTTACTGAAAAGCAGTTAATAGCAACAATCGGCAGTATTCTAAAAGGAGACAAGCGGGTGGTTGTAGAGAATATTCCATTCGACAATGTATCTGTTATTGAGAACGATAAGCAAGACAATAACAATGCCGAAAAGAGTGAGTCTGACTCAGTTTTTCCCGTATTAAAAGAATCTGTACTAGGTGATGATTTACAAGTATTAGGTGTAGAACAAGTTCAGAAACTGATTGCGTTGTTTGCAAGCTCTTCAAGTGAAACCTTAGATAAACTGCAGCAAGCCGTTGAAGCTTCAGACATGGCTGAGGTTTCTAATCATGCACATACTTTAAAGGGTGCAGCAGGAACGATGGGCTTAATACGATTACACCAAGAGTGCTTACTTTTTGAAAAAGCCGGTAAAGCAGGCTCGCTTGATGGGGTAGATATTAAAACGGTTTCTCAGGCTTTTGAGGCATCAAAACAAGCATTAGAAAGTACGTTTATACCGCATTAATTCTTATGTTTTAAGTTAACCATAATCTTAGAGGCATGATGTTTAGTTATATAAACATCATGCCTTATTTGTATTTAATCCAAGCCAATTTACTTTAGCGTGAGCATCTATACAAAACCCATCTTTATGGTGATATAAGCTATTAAATTGATAATTATAAGTTTTATATTTATCAATTTAGAAATATTACAAAATTAGTGAATATTATTCCATTATAAAAAAACATAGAGAGATACGATGAAGAAGATGACTTTAACCTTGCTGTCTGCTGCTATTTTATCGGCAATCAGTCTAAGTGCTAATGCGTGTACCGGTCTTATTGTTGGTAAAAATGCCTCTTCAGATGGCAGTATTATGATTGCGAGAAATGAAGATTTTGGCATTAATAATTGGAATAAATACTTGGCATATCGCCCTGCTCAGTTAAATAAAGAAGGGGATTGGACATTAGGTAATGGGCTTGTTGTTCCTATGCCTAAACAGTTTTATGCGTATTCGGCTATTCCAGATTGGGATGCTAAAACGGTAAACAGTGACGGTAAATATTACGAAGAACGTGGTATTAATGAATTCAATGTCGCAGTGTCGGCGACAACCAGCACTGAAGTCAATGATAAAGCAGCTGCTGCTGACCCACTAATTGAAGATGGCATTATTGAAGCCGTTATTCCTACGCTGATACTACCCCAAGTTAAAACCGCTAAGCAGGGTGTTGAGTTACTCGGTCAATATATAGAAAAATATGGCGCAGGTGAGGGAAATAGTCTGTATATCGCCGATGTAAATGAAGCGTGGTTAGTTGAAATCGGTTCGGGTCATCATTGGATTGCAGTAAAGGTACCTGATGATAGCTATGCCATGATAGCCAATGGATTAAGAGTGCATGGGGTTAATCTTAATGATAACGACGTATTGCACTCTGAAGGACTATTGGATTTCGTTAAGTCGAACGAACTGCTTGATAAGCCCGATGCAAAGTCATTTAACTTTGCCAAAGCATTTGGTGTTATTGGTGATGTTTATAATGTTGACCGTGAATGGTTAGGGCAACATATGCTATCGGCATCAAATAAGCAGAATACACGATTGCAGCAGTATCCTTTGTTCATGAAGCCTGATAATAAACTGTCGGTAAAAGATGTTGCTGATGTACTCAGTGCAACGTACGAAGGCACCAGTTTAGCCAATAAAGGTGAGCGGCCAATACGTGTCGAACGTCAGTTAGAGTCCCATATTATCCAGCTGCGCAAAGATATGCCTAAAGAACTACAAGGTCTGATCTGGCAAAGTTACGGTGTATTAGCTGAATCGGTTTTAGTGCCGTTGTACAGCAGCTTACAAGATTACCCAACGCCTTATACTGTAGGAAATGATATTTATTCTGATGACTCTGCTTATTGGCAATTCCGAAGCTTAACTGCTTTAGCTACCGCGAATCCTGACAAGTACTTACCTATGTTAAATGAGGTATGGAATAAAGAAGAAACCAAGCTATATAAACAAGTTAGTAGCATGGACAAGACACTGAAAACACTTTATAAAACGGATAAACAAGCAGCGTTAGATATGGCGTCGGATTACTCTTACGGCCAGCTTCAACGTACATTAAGCATGGCGACTGAAACGCGCTATAAGATGATGACGGATCTAACCAAAAGTACCGAGAAAAAGTATTCGGAAGAAGAGTTTAAGAAAATAATGAGCTTGTAATAAATAATAAAAAGCCCCGATAGTTTTCACTATCGGGGCTCTTAACAGTTAGCGCTTATAAGGGAAGAATTACTTCTTCGCGTTAAGTGCTTTAACTTCTTCGATTACTGTCGCTGCAACGTTTACAGGACATGGTGCGTAGTGTGCGAACTCCATAGAGAACTGACCACGACCAGAAGTCATTGTACGTAGGTGACCGATGTAACCAAACATCTCTGAAAGAGGAACGTCTGCTTTAATACGAGAACCAGTTACACCAGCCATCTGATCTTTGATCATGCCACGACGACGGTTAAGGTCACCGATAACATCACCAACGTGATCTTCAGGAGTGAACACGTCTACAGCCATGATAGGCTCAAGAAGTTGAGCACCAGCTTTAGGCATAGACTGACGGAATGCGCCTTTCGCTGCGATTTCAAATGCTACTGCAGATGAATCGACTGCGTGGAAGCCACCGTCTAGAAGTTCAATTTCAACGTCAAGAACAGGGAAACCAGCTAGAACACCAGTGTCCATCATGCCCTTGAAGCCTTTTTCGATTGCAGGCCAGAATTCTTTAGGAACGTTACCACCAACAACAGATGATGTGAACTTAAAGCCTGAACCTACTTCGCCTGGCTTCATGATGTAGTCGATCTTACCAAACTGACCAGAACCACCAGATTGTTTCTTGTGCGTGTAGCTATCTTCAACTGGCTTCGTGATAGTTTCACGGTAAGCAACCTGAGGAGCACCAACAATAAGGTCAACGCCATAAGTACGCTTAAGGATATCAACTTTGATATCTAGGTGAAGTTCACCCATACCTTTAAGGATGGTTTCGCCAGTTTCTTCGTCAGTGTGAACTAGGAAAGATGGATCTTCTGCAACCATTTTACCGATCGCGATACCCATTTTCTCAGAACCGCCTTTGTCTTTAGGCGTTACAGCAATCGAGATTACTGGAGTAGGGAAGATCATCGCTTCAAGCGTACACTCGTGCTTAACATCACATAGAGTGTGACCAGTTTTGACGTTCTTCATTCCCACAACAGCGATGATATCACCCGCTTGCGCGCTTGAAAGCTCGTTACGCTGATCTGCCTGCATCTCAACCATACGGCCGATACGTTCAGTCTTACCAGTAGCACTGTTAAGAATCGTATCGCCTTTGTTCAGCTTACCTGCGTAAATGCGGATGAAAGTAAGAGCACCGAAACGGTCGTCCATAATTTTGAACGCAAGTGCTTTTAGAGGTGCATCAACAGATACAGTTGCTACTTCGCCAGTTGGCTCGCCAGTTTCTGGATCAGTTAGCGGCTGTGGGTCAACTTCCGTTGGAGACGGTAGGTAATCAACAACAGCATCAAGAATAAGCTGCATACCTTTGTTCTTGAACGCAGAACCACAGTACGTAGGGAAGAAAGAACAATCACGAGTACCACGACGGATACACATTTTAACTTGTTCATCTGTAGGCATTTCGCCTTCCATGTACGCTTCTAGAAGGTCATCGTCTTGCTCTAGAGCAGTTTCGATTAGTTCTTCACGGTAAGCTTCTACATCGTCAACCATATCCGCAGGGATATCAGTGATTTCGTAGTTTTCAGGAAGACCTGTGTCATCCCAAACGTATGCTTGGCGGCTTAGAATATCAACAACACCAACAAAATCGTCTTCACGGCCGATTGGCAGAGTCATAACGAGTGGCACAGCGCCAAGAACATTCTTGATCTGATCAACAACGTTAAGGAAATCTGCACCTATACGGTCCAGTTTGTTAACGAAGATGATACGTGCAACTTCTGAGTCGTTCGCGTAACGCCAGTTAGTTTCTGACTGAGGCTCAACACCACCAGAACCACAGAATACACCGATACCGCCATCAAGTACTTTTAGTGAACGGTATACTTCAACGGTAAAGTCAACGTGTCCAGGAGTATCGATAACGTTAAAACGGTGGTCTTTCCAGAAACAGCTAACGGCTGCAGACTGGATAGTTATCCCGCGCTCAGCTTCCTGTTCCATGAAATCAGTTGTTGATTCGCCATCGTGAACTTCACCAGTTTTATGGATTTGACCAGTAAGTTTCAGGATACGTTCAGTCGTCGTGGTTTTACCCGCATCAACATGCGCGAAAATACCAATGTTTCTGTATTTCGATAAATCTGACATTGTCTTTCTCTATAGATAATGATGTTCTTAATTCGGCGGGAGTATACCACTTATTACCGCAAACAGAACATAGGTTCAGGGTTATTAAGTGACCATTTGTACCGCTTTTTTCATTAAACGATGAAATGTCGGCATCTAGCTAGCAATTATAGAGTGTAATTGCTTTGCTGTTTGCCCATTTGACGATGAAATCGACTCGTTCAGAATGACTAGCTTGTACAGATAACGTCACAAAAGGATATGTTTTCATGAAGTCACACAACTATTGTTGGCAACTCAACATCGTTTTCGATGATCTCCTAACCTAATAATTAAATAAATTAGGATGAGAATAGTGCGTAATTATGAAGACTTTAGTGCCAAAGTTAAACCTACCATTTCGATATTTGGTATAACTTTGTTATATTTTTTGAGAATACGCTACAAATTGTATTAACTTGTAGCGCTCAACGTTTATTTAAACAGATAAGAAATTAACAATTTTCTTCTGCTTCTTGAATGCGTTCTTTGCGCATCTGCTCTTCAAGCATAACGGCATTGATTTCTTCTAATACCGCATCAACATCTGCAAGTTCGGCGCTTTCTTCAAAGCAACCTGTTAATTCTACATCAGGTTGTAGGTTACCTTCTTCATAAAGAGCCCAGATCTCTTTAGCAAACTGAGTATCAAGCAATTCAGGTGCGTATTGTCCGTAATAGGCCGTCATGTTATTAACATCACGTTCTAGCATCCACTTGGCATTGTTGTTAGCTGATGCATCAACGGCTTGAGGAAGATCGATGATTACCGGTCCGTATTGATCAACTAATACGTTAAATTCAGATAAATCACCATGCACAATACCTGCACATAACATGCGCACGACACTTCGCATTACAGAAGCGTGATCGGTAAGCGCCTGCTCTTTAGTAATAGAGACGTCATTTAAACGTGGGGCAACTAAGCCTTCGTCATCAGTAACAAGCTCCATTAACAGTACGCCATCAAAGCATCCGTAAGGCTGAGGTACGCGAACACCCGCATTAGCAAGTGTGTACAACGCGTCAACTTCTGCGCTTTGCCATACTTGTTCTTGTTGGTCTCGACCGAATTTGGAGCCTTTTTCCATTGCACGTGCGCGTCGGCTATTTTTTACTTTTCGGCCTTCACGGTATTGCGCCGCTTGTTTAAAGCTACGTTTATCTGCTTCTTTGTACACTTTCGCGCAACGAATGTCGTCACCACAACGTACAACGTAGACAGAGGCTTCTTTGCCACTCATTAATTGGTGTAGAACGTCGTCTACTAACCCATCATCAACCAGAGGTTGGATTCGTTTTGGTATCTTCATAGCGCCGTTATACATGAGTTATGTGTCGGATGGAATACAGGGAAATAGAACTTTTTGCTTTGTTTACCCTAAGTATCGATTGTGCGGTACAATTTAAGACGTAAGTTATCAAATGAGCGACATACAATGTCTCAAGAAGAAATTGAAGTAGAAGCAATTGGTATTGAAGTATCCTCTCAACCAATTGAGCTTTATAAAGTATTAAAAATTGCCAACGCAGTAAGTGGTGGTGGTGAAGCAAAAATGGCCATCTCTGAAGGTTATGTTGCTGTTAACGGTGAATTGGAACAACGTAAGCGCCGTAAAATGTATGACGGTGACTTAGTTGAATTTAACGAAGAATATTATGTTGTATTGTGTGATCAGCCAGTACAAGAGCCTTCCGATGAGCCAGTGAAAAAGAAGGCAGAAAAGCCAGCCGCGAAAAAGCCTCAGTCCCAAAAGGCTAATAATAAAGGCAACAAACCTAAAAAGAGTGCGCCGAAAAAGGCGAATAAAGGTGGTAAAAACAAGCCATCAGAACCCAAAGCCGTCAATAGTGCAGATCAATCAACGGGTCGAAAGCTGATGAGTTTTTAATTGTACGGTTCATACTTTTTATAACAACGTAAAGGTATATAGATGAACGTAGGTGGTTTCATTGCGAGCATTCTTCTTTGCATATCATGGCAAGCATCGTCCGCAACGGTGTCACCTATTTCAGATGCGTTATGTCGGAATATGACGCAAGCAGGGGTGATGGACCACGCTGCTCCTGTTCAATGCCAACGTTTGAGCCTAGTGACATTTAACTATGTCGGCTTTGATGGTAAACAGCATAACGATGGGCATCTTGTTGTGTTAGATGCCGTTGCACCTTATGTCGGTCATATTTTTGATTCCCTATTTTCTGTTAAATTTCCGATCAATAAAGCGATCACCATTGAGCATTATCAAGGTGATGATGATCGTTCGATGACAGATAATAATACTTCTGCTTTTAATTACCGTTCGATCAGTGGGCAGCGTTCGTTGTCTTTACATGCGTATGGTCTAGCGATTGATATCAACCCTGTACAGAACCCATTTGTTGAATTTAGTACAACAAATACCGCTATATTTAAGCCGCAAGCAGGTATAAAGTATGCGAACCGGATGAAATACCGATTTGGTAAAACAGAAAGAGGGGGGATGGCAGAAGAGGTTATCGAGCTATTTGCTAAAAATGGTTTTCAATATTGGGGCGGTTTTTGGGATACTCCTATTGATTATCAGCACTTTCAAGTTAGCCGAGATATGGCAAATCTGATGATTGCAATGGATAGCCAGCAAGCGAGTATGTTCTTTAAGCGTTATGTTGATTGGTATCAATCATGTAGCCGCTTTTATCCTCAAGCACATTCACAGCATAAATTTAATGATTATGTCGAATACCTGAAAGATAAATTAGGGGTATCATCATTGAGTCAGACATATATCCGTTCACCTTCGCGAGTTATTCAAGCCATACAGGTTGATTTTGTACGATCTGCTATCTGCGTTAAGCGATAATGGTTATTTTAATTAACGGGTACTTAGTGCTTAGTATTTATTTATACCGTTATATTAATTCGACTTCCTGTACTTGTTTGGTTTTTTGGCGGGGCATCGCCCACCTTTGAATACCCTGTGAAGTTTGGAATACTTGAAACACTTTTAGGTTGAGCGATCACTGGTGGTGTCGCGATCTCTTAGGTGAAATTATTCGCATTGAACGCATTTTGAGCTTGCCAGTATTGATGCTGAGCACCATATACATTTGCGAGAGCAATATTCGACATATAACCACCTTTATCCAAAGATAACGTAAGTAACCTTGCCTATATCCTAACAAGGTGTTACTGCATCGTTCAATAGAGCACTGTATAATTAATGTCATTTTTTTGTCAGTATGATGTCGGAGACATGAGTTCCAGTATTTATTTCCTTTCCATCTTGGCGATAGACAAGAATGTTGTCATTGCTTCTATATCAAGATAGCCATCTGTTTTTTTGTGTTTTCGCAAAAATTGATAGCCAGAAACCATCTTGACTAATTCAGTGACTTTTTCATCGTTGGGAGTTTGCCCTGTAACAGCAGTGTATGCCGCAATTAAAGCATCTTGATCAACCACTTCAGCATGGCGATATAAATAACCACAGCCTGTCGCTAGCCATTCTAAAGAGCAGTTAGCCCGTATTGCGATTTGGTTTGCTTTAGTGAAGCTTGGCTCACTGCCTTTTAAATATTTACGGATAAGCGCTTCGCTGATATCTACGCGGCGTGCAAAACCACTCACACTCTCTTCTCCGATTAAGGTTTTTAGGCGGTCGGCAAATGTCATGATTTCGTACTCTAGTTCGAGGTTTCATTGTTATAGCATTGCCGCTATTGAGAAACCAGCATAGGATGAGGGCAGTTTTTTATGGAGAATGATGATGGTTAACAAGGTTGAGTTAGTACCACAAGGTCCACAGTTTTCTGAGCTTGTTCAAGGTTATTGGCGCTTAGGTGATTGGGGTATGAGCGCTCAAGAGCGTCTTTCATTCCTAAAACAGCACATTGAATTGGATATTACCACGGTTGATCACGCTGATATTTATGGTGGATACAGCTGCGAGCAGCTTTTCGGTGAAGCCATTGCATTGGAACCAAGCATTCGTGATCAAATTGAAATCGTGACTAAGTGCGATATTAATTTATGTACCGATTCTTTCCCTGATCGTAAAATCAATCACTACGATACGAGCAAAGAGCACATTCTAGGCTCTGTGAATAATTCATTGTCTCGTTTGAATATTGAAAATATTGATGTGCTTCTTATCCACCGTCCTGATGCGCTAATGGATGCTGATGAAGTCGCTGAAGCATTTGCTGAATTGAAACAGCAAGGCAAAGTGAATCATTTTGGTGTTTCTAATTTCTCAGCTGCACAATTTGATTTGTTGCAATCGCGCCTTGATGCATCATTGGTTACCAATCAAGTAGAGATTAATCCGCTCAATTTTGATGTTGTCCATGACGGCACACTTGATCATTTACAAATGAAACGCACAAAGCCTATGGCGTGGTCTTGCCTTGCTGGTGGCGATATTTTTTCTGGTCAATCCGAGCAGCAAATTCGAGTGCGTGATGAACTAGAGCTGATCCGCCAAGAAGTGGGAGCTGCAAGTATTGATCAAGTGATTTATGCTTGGGTGAAACGCTTACCATCTAATCCAATAGCGATTGTTGGTTCAGGCAAAATTGAACGTGTTCAAGCCGCTGTTGAATCATTGAATATAAAGTTAACACGCGAACAGTGGTTCCGTGTATGGGCGGCGTCTAAAGGACATGGTGTACCATAGACGTTATTGCACATAAGCATAAGCCAATAAAAACGGTAGTAAGAAAAGATAAGCCGAGAGGCTGTTCAATTCATCGCTACCGTTTTTGTATCATCTAAAACGTGCTGTCTATTAACTAAGTTACCTGCTTACTAAGTTGCTAGTTAATTAATAAGTTAGAACGTTACCGTATGAGGTGGTTTTATATCACCAGTGTTGGTCGGGTTCGATTTATCGCCACTCCATTCATACCAGCCGCCGTCAAAAACGCTAATATTTTTCCAACCCATTACGTAAGCGTAGAAAAACGTTGAAGAGGCACGCCAACCTGTACCGCAATAGAAAGAGACATCTTGCGCGGGTGTAATGTTCCATTTCTGCCAAATACGAGTGATATCTTTAGCACTTTTCATGGTTAGATCTGGGTTACGAAAATCTTCAAGATGGTTTGCATCACTACCTGCATGTCCCCACTTTGAACCTTCAATGCGTCCTTTTGGCTTGATGTATCGGTAACCACTAGTCACACCGATATATTCATCCCAAGTACGAATGCTCACTAAAGATTGTTCATCTTCTGGTTTGGTTAGCATTGCTTTTGCTTCAGGAATATCGATGATTAATTCAGGGTTAGCTGGAATAGCTTTACCAAAATCAACGTTAGTTTTGTTGGTATTGAGTAACGGTTCAGTAGTGAACCCTGCGTTCACCCACGACGTCCAACCG is drawn from Photobacterium profundum SS9 and contains these coding sequences:
- the fusA gene encoding elongation factor G: MSDLSKYRNIGIFAHVDAGKTTTTERILKLTGQIHKTGEVHDGESTTDFMEQEAERGITIQSAAVSCFWKDHRFNVIDTPGHVDFTVEVYRSLKVLDGGIGVFCGSGGVEPQSETNWRYANDSEVARIIFVNKLDRIGADFLNVVDQIKNVLGAVPLVMTLPIGREDDFVGVVDILSRQAYVWDDTGLPENYEITDIPADMVDDVEAYREELIETALEQDDDLLEAYMEGEMPTDEQVKMCIRRGTRDCSFFPTYCGSAFKNKGMQLILDAVVDYLPSPTEVDPQPLTDPETGEPTGEVATVSVDAPLKALAFKIMDDRFGALTFIRIYAGKLNKGDTILNSATGKTERIGRMVEMQADQRNELSSAQAGDIIAVVGMKNVKTGHTLCDVKHECTLEAMIFPTPVISIAVTPKDKGGSEKMGIAIGKMVAEDPSFLVHTDEETGETILKGMGELHLDIKVDILKRTYGVDLIVGAPQVAYRETITKPVEDSYTHKKQSGGSGQFGKIDYIMKPGEVGSGFKFTSSVVGGNVPKEFWPAIEKGFKGMMDTGVLAGFPVLDVEIELLDGGFHAVDSSAVAFEIAAKGAFRQSMPKAGAQLLEPIMAVDVFTPEDHVGDVIGDLNRRRGMIKDQMAGVTGSRIKADVPLSEMFGYIGHLRTMTSGRGQFSMEFAHYAPCPVNVAATVIEEVKALNAKK
- the torS gene encoding TMAO reductase system sensor histidine kinase/response regulator TorS, which encodes MTFNRNGIGGKLLLAFSAMAALMILAVVIGVAGFSLVAKTERTVINSAVPALVEARHLSDLSSRIIFTAQVLATSKTEHERQRQGRALTIYIEGLKDSLTALKSYPFDEDLMSQLDGDVKSIIDNLALMGLLVGRQIRLQAQSDELTSEMLVATQQVDSLSQSQVSNASTIAVANVSRIYDLVESGDNQAVYNALDSLVEVDMDLSERLFELRFLALQVINMLDDSKRLGDIGNLTRLKERFIHAVNVMSYRVKSVEDPSRSAQLTELTSNLNRGGVLFGVLEQLLYATKDVERLDQQNLVLFQQLNSTVDGIITAANEGTQQAVTKVDETLTVARTTLISISVIGLAALVLIMWRFVYASVICRFNDYSQALLSLACGDLDIQLDIKGDDELAHMGRAIMVARDTASERFRLTLVERKIRQELQLHKESLERLVAQRTSELEKTNSRLNEEVINHEKARAEAEKANRAKSAFLATMSHEIRTPMNGILGTASLLGDTGLNQQQARYLNVINRSGETLLDILNDILDYSKIEAGHLDIRPVDFSLSELVLDVHNMLESRALAKHIQLVNHIDDSMNNVWLGDVTRIRQVLINLVGNAIKFTDQGQVTIAVSMNPDMPDELLFEVTDSGIGIDEAEQDILFNAFKQAEEGRKTIGGTGLGLAISRHIVAAMEGEIGVDSTINVGSCFWFSIPLERGKLSTGTEGTMITIPPAHILLVEDNPVNSMVAEGFLRRLGHSVITAEDGKSAEREFHQHAFDMALLDINLPDTDGVTLLHRLRRIEEANSESWEEPVPMVAFSAHVFREEVEQYLTAGFAGFLPKPVTEKQLIATIGSILKGDKRVVVENIPFDNVSVIENDKQDNNNAEKSESDSVFPVLKESVLGDDLQVLGVEQVQKLIALFASSSSETLDKLQQAVEASDMAEVSNHAHTLKGAAGTMGLIRLHQECLLFEKAGKAGSLDGVDIKTVSQAFEASKQALESTFIPH
- a CDS encoding C69 family dipeptidase, with the protein product MKKMTLTLLSAAILSAISLSANACTGLIVGKNASSDGSIMIARNEDFGINNWNKYLAYRPAQLNKEGDWTLGNGLVVPMPKQFYAYSAIPDWDAKTVNSDGKYYEERGINEFNVAVSATTSTEVNDKAAAADPLIEDGIIEAVIPTLILPQVKTAKQGVELLGQYIEKYGAGEGNSLYIADVNEAWLVEIGSGHHWIAVKVPDDSYAMIANGLRVHGVNLNDNDVLHSEGLLDFVKSNELLDKPDAKSFNFAKAFGVIGDVYNVDREWLGQHMLSASNKQNTRLQQYPLFMKPDNKLSVKDVADVLSATYEGTSLANKGERPIRVERQLESHIIQLRKDMPKELQGLIWQSYGVLAESVLVPLYSSLQDYPTPYTVGNDIYSDDSAYWQFRSLTALATANPDKYLPMLNEVWNKEETKLYKQVSSMDKTLKTLYKTDKQAALDMASDYSYGQLQRTLSMATETRYKMMTDLTKSTEKKYSEEEFKKIMSL
- a CDS encoding helix-turn-helix domain-containing protein, which produces MTFADRLKTLIGEESVSGFARRVDISEALIRKYLKGSEPSFTKANQIAIRANCSLEWLATGCGYLYRHAEVVDQDALIAAYTAVTGQTPNDEKVTELVKMVSGYQFLRKHKKTDGYLDIEAMTTFLSIAKMERK
- a CDS encoding M15 family metallopeptidase, which gives rise to MNVGGFIASILLCISWQASSATVSPISDALCRNMTQAGVMDHAAPVQCQRLSLVTFNYVGFDGKQHNDGHLVVLDAVAPYVGHIFDSLFSVKFPINKAITIEHYQGDDDRSMTDNNTSAFNYRSISGQRSLSLHAYGLAIDINPVQNPFVEFSTTNTAIFKPQAGIKYANRMKYRFGKTERGGMAEEVIELFAKNGFQYWGGFWDTPIDYQHFQVSRDMANLMIAMDSQQASMFFKRYVDWYQSCSRFYPQAHSQHKFNDYVEYLKDKLGVSSLSQTYIRSPSRVIQAIQVDFVRSAICVKR
- a CDS encoding aldo/keto reductase, with product MVNKVELVPQGPQFSELVQGYWRLGDWGMSAQERLSFLKQHIELDITTVDHADIYGGYSCEQLFGEAIALEPSIRDQIEIVTKCDINLCTDSFPDRKINHYDTSKEHILGSVNNSLSRLNIENIDVLLIHRPDALMDADEVAEAFAELKQQGKVNHFGVSNFSAAQFDLLQSRLDASLVTNQVEINPLNFDVVHDGTLDHLQMKRTKPMAWSCLAGGDIFSGQSEQQIRVRDELELIRQEVGAASIDQVIYAWVKRLPSNPIAIVGSGKIERVQAAVESLNIKLTREQWFRVWAASKGHGVP
- a CDS encoding RNA-binding S4 domain-containing protein, with the translated sequence MSQEEIEVEAIGIEVSSQPIELYKVLKIANAVSGGGEAKMAISEGYVAVNGELEQRKRRKMYDGDLVEFNEEYYVVLCDQPVQEPSDEPVKKKAEKPAAKKPQSQKANNKGNKPKKSAPKKANKGGKNKPSEPKAVNSADQSTGRKLMSF
- a CDS encoding PA4780 family RIO1-like protein kinase, encoding MKIPKRIQPLVDDGLVDDVLHQLMSGKEASVYVVRCGDDIRCAKVYKEADKRSFKQAAQYREGRKVKNSRRARAMEKGSKFGRDQQEQVWQSAEVDALYTLANAGVRVPQPYGCFDGVLLMELVTDDEGLVAPRLNDVSITKEQALTDHASVMRSVVRMLCAGIVHGDLSEFNVLVDQYGPVIIDLPQAVDASANNNAKWMLERDVNNMTAYYGQYAPELLDTQFAKEIWALYEEGNLQPDVELTGCFEESAELADVDAVLEEINAVMLEEQMRKERIQEAEENC